The following nucleotide sequence is from Cucumis melo cultivar AY chromosome 1, USDA_Cmelo_AY_1.0, whole genome shotgun sequence.
ttgttttaatttgaaataatgcCAACTTTGGCATAGAACTCAAAATGGCATGGAGCCTTTATTAACAAAACCAAATTCAAAAAAGTTACCATATTTGGTATTTCTCTACTAGCTTAGTGAGACTAACTAATTGATTTAGTTACTCTAACCAAATTACTcacaaaaatttaaaagtaattaaataatactttttttttaagaaaaatgtagttaatcacaaaattcaaaataagccaaattaaggtaaaaattaatctagcaattaaattatttttaaataaggTCGGACAAAATTAGATGGCTACACTATGCAACAAATACAATGTGGTTTGACCTTAATATTGTTAATTCTGTTGTGTTCTCCAAAAAGATTTTCTCAAAATCCCCACCCTCTAAGTTTGATTGACTTATGCATTAAGTTTACCTCTCCCCAAGTTGTTAGGTATGGAAGCTAAGTGAAGGCACGATCTTGAGCATGGTAGCATAGAGGATACGTGGAGTTACTTTATATTCTTACATGGCGTGCTAGCCATGGCATCTTGGCATCTCATCATGCGTCTAAGGAATCGGTTACGTTGGTATATAAGTGCATTGCTCCTTAACGCAGAGGACTCCAACTCATATCGTAGAAGGGTCGTCCAACGCGTCACAGTTGTGGGGTCGAAGGCGAGGAGTGTGAAGGACGTAAGCCAGGGAAAGGAAGTCTTATAGATTTTTCTTGAGTTGGATTGCTTGCGACTCAAGGAGGAAGATGAAATCGAAAATCTTATGCTCCTGAACACCTCCCCATCGAAAGTAGCAATAGGCGGTGGATGAAGGAAGGAAGGTGTGTTGCGCCTTGGTGGGAAAAAAAAGGACATGAAAATTTCAAATGTTAGGTTACTTTTATGTAAAGGAAAGTTGTAAATTGTAAATTTGTATTTATGTAAGCATTAGAGCTAATAAAGAGAaggaattttattttattgttatcTTTTATAACACTTTAGAAGACCCTAAAAAAgttatatttatttctttattagttttataaatgGGTTGATATCGTCAATCTTGttttagaaaagaaatttaCTTCAAtagttaaaatgttgactttaaTTTTACATTTGTGAAGTAACGAACATAGTTAGAGATCTTCAAAAATTAGGTCATTACAGTACATGAGTTCTCGTAATCACTCCAACGGCCCCTAGATTTGTCATTAGTTTCAGATTTCAATGTTAAACAAAAAACTTCtatttttaactaaattttaaattcttagtgtttaaaaaaaactacatcaTTGTTGAACTTCCAAAATATACAACTAACAATGTATCATAATATTTTCGCCATTCATACTAAAAAAATGTGAATATAATATCGAAGTATtagtatatatcaatattaatgCAAAATTTATTTTGAAGTATAATTATATGTGTACCATTAGTATATTGACACTCTTCCTAAAAGTACATTGGTTTAAATATATCAAGAGTTATCGATCCACACAAATGTTTCAAATATAACACTGGTACGTCAATATAGACTATCAATACTCATTTAAAATGGTTACCAAGTAGGATAAAGAGAACCATTTTAAGTTGATGCCGTATTAGACAAATAATGCCCCTGCaaataataaaaactcaaaCTAATTAAGTTCATGAATAAAAGCAAATGAACGAGTGCTTACCACTCAATACACTTGATATGAAGATAAAGTAGgaataataaaattgaaataaagtctaaagtcgttttttttttcttttgctatatttgttAATTTAGAAAACGCACCCATTGCAATATTTgtaaatctaaatattttttcattCGCATGCAACTGCCTTTAAATTTGAAAGATATGTGTAGTATTGTTGATCCAATTAAACTAAAGGAATTCTATAAGGAAATTTAAAAGAGATTAACATTAAACAACAATTTAATTGAAGTGGTACCACACTATTGAAACAGTCAGCCTTCAAATATGAAAGAAGCTTTGTTATGATTCTCCCATGTAGAACTTGCAATCATTATACTACTTCTTTAATAAAAATAGACCTATAAAGTGAATTCTTAGGTCAACAAAGGtattactttaattaatttgtcAAACTTAGCCAAGTACAATGAAGGACAACTTGACAAAAATAATATTGACCTAATGCATACAAAGTGTAATGATGTATTGattaatatatcaatttttgttttaaacgTCGGTTGACATTTTATAAACGATGATAAATGGATTATATGATGCTTTCGAAAAAACGTGTTGTTAATTTTGTTGATTGACATAAGATCATACAAACataagcaatttttttttttttttacttaattctGCATCAAGTATATTTAGCAAATTATTTGCATAGACTTCCATCCCTTTGTCAGGCATCATTATTGATTGTTTATGTTAGATTGGAACATCAATTTGTAAACAATGATAGTCATCTTCAAAGAAAGTTTTTTTTGAAtcttttggaaaagaaaatgaaatattCTCGTAATTTCTGTAAAATATGAATACACACAATATGTGGAACTAAATTGTGGAAAGCAAAATATATGGATCAACAAGACATAATTTATAATGGAAGGCCATGGTTTGAGCACATTGACGATCGTCGTTTGGCCATCTCTTTATTGtatgagtatttttttttcttttacctgCAAGGAATTTATAAGATTGAGTGAATACCAATATAATCTTTACAAtatcttttaaataatatattggaagcAAAACATGATATCTTAATTGTGTTTTGAGAGACATTTCTAACTATGAAAGGCTTACCTTCGAGTAATAGTATAATGCATATTGATCTAGTAGTGGTAAGGAGGTGGTGGAGGTGAAGAATAAATGTAGCCTTTCTTGGGGGGTGGAGGGGACTTGTATTCGTAATTCTTCATGGGGGGTGGAGGAGACTTATACTCGTAGTCCTTCTTAGGTGGGGTAGGAGACTTGTACACGTAGTCTTTCTTGGGAGGTGGAGGAGACTTGTACTCGTAGTCCTTCTTAGGTGGTGGAGGAGACTTATATTCATACTCCTTCTTGGGAGGTGGTGGAGATTTGTACTTGTGGTCCTTCTTAGGAGGTGGTGGAGACTTATGCTCATAGTCCTTCTTTGGTGGTGATGGAGACTTGTACTCGTAATCTTTCTTGGGAGGTGGTGGAGACTTGTGCTCATATTCCTTCTTTGGTGGTGGGGGAGATTTGTACTCGTAGTCCTTCTTGGGTGGGGGTGGGGACTTGTACTCGTAGTCCTTCTTGGGTGGGGGTGGGGACTTGTACTCGTAGTCCTTCTTGGGTGGGGGTGGGGACTTGTACTCGTAGTCCTTCTTGGGTGGTAGTGGGGACTTGTACTCGTAGTCCTTCTTTGGGGGTGGTGGAGACTTGTACTCGTAGTCTTTTTTTGGAGGAGGTGGTGATTTGTAAACTTGTGGTGGAGGAGAGTGATAAATTGGTGGAGGAGAGTAATAAATTGGAGGTGGTGGTGATTTATACTCATACTTTTTTGGCGGGGGAGGCGAATAGTAAATTGGAGGGGGTGGAGATTGATAAACAGGTGGCGGTGGAGAATGGTAAACTGGAGGTGGTGGAGAGTGGTAAACAGGTGGCGGAGGAGAATGGTAAACTGGAGGTGGTGGAGAGTGGTAAACAGGTGGTGGAGGAGAATAGTAAACTGGAGGTGGTGGAGGAGAATGATAGATCGGAGGTGGTGGTGATTTATACTCATACTTCACTTTTGGTGGTGGAGGAGAGTAATAGACAGGAGGAGGAGGTGATTTGTATACATAATAAGGA
It contains:
- the LOC103500448 gene encoding extensin-3 isoform X2, which gives rise to MRKSRSFMAYLVATILVATLSLPSVFAAEYVYSSPPPPYYVYKSPPPPVYYSPPPPKVKYEYKSPPPPIYHSPPPPPVYYSPPPPVYHSPPPPVYHSPPPPVYHSPPPPVYHSPPPPVYQSPPPPIYYSPPPPKKYEYKSPPPPIYYSPPPIYHSPPPQVYKSPPPPKKDYEYKSPLPPKKDYEYKSPPPPKKDYEYKSPPPPKKDYEYKSPPPPKKDYEYKSPPPPKKEYEHKSPPPPKKDYEYKSPSPPKKDYEHKSPPPPKKDHKYKSPPPPKKEYEYKSPPPPKKDYEYKSPPPPKKDYVYKSPTPPKKDYEYKSPPPPMKNYEYKSPPPPKKGYIYSSPPPPPYHY
- the LOC103500448 gene encoding extensin-3 isoform X1 — its product is MRKSRSFMAYLVATILVATLSLPSVFAAEYVYSSPPPPYYVYKSPPPPVYYSPPPPKVKYEYKSPPPPIYHSPPPPPVYYSPPPPVYHSPPPPVYHSPPPPVYHSPPPPVYHSPPPPVYQSPPPPIYYSPPPPKKYEYKSPPPPIYYSPPPIYHSPPPQVYKSPPPPKKDYEYKSPPPPKKDYEYKSPLPPKKDYEYKSPPPPKKDYEYKSPPPPKKDYEYKSPPPPKKDYEYKSPPPPKKEYEHKSPPPPKKDYEYKSPSPPKKDYEHKSPPPPKKDHKYKSPPPPKKEYEYKSPPPPKKDYEYKSPPPPKKDYVYKSPTPPKKDYEYKSPPPPMKNYEYKSPPPPKKGYIYSSPPPPPYHY
- the LOC103500448 gene encoding extensin-3 isoform X3; the encoded protein is MRKSRSFMAYLVATILVATLSLPSVFAAEYVYSSPPPPYYVYKSPPPPVYYSPPPPKVKYEYKSPPPPIYHSPPPPVYHSPPPPVYHSPPPPVYQSPPPPIYYSPPPPKKYEYKSPPPPIYYSPPPIYHSPPPQVYKSPPPPKKDYEYKSPPPPKKDYEYKSPLPPKKDYEYKSPPPPKKDYEYKSPPPPKKDYEYKSPPPPKKDYEYKSPPPPKKEYEHKSPPPPKKDYEYKSPSPPKKDYEHKSPPPPKKDHKYKSPPPPKKEYEYKSPPPPKKDYEYKSPPPPKKDYVYKSPTPPKKDYEYKSPPPPMKNYEYKSPPPPKKGYIYSSPPPPPYHY